In Yersinia enterocolitica subsp. enterocolitica, one DNA window encodes the following:
- the dprA gene encoding DNA-protecting protein DprA produces the protein MLAAELWLRMSQVKGLGTIKSSALVRRLLASGDVHLGRLAAYGLEPQQCQQFTQVDPRYIDTTLGWLTNPAHHLLAYGEPGYPPRLTHISSPPLIIFAAGELDVLYRPQVAMVGSRHFSHYGEHWGRHFASELALTGLAITSGLAMGIDGICHKAALNTRGKTIAVLGSGLENIYPRRHSQLAREIEHHGGVLVSEFLTTALPVATHFPRRNRIISGLSSAVLVVEATLKSGSLITARYAMEQGRDVFALPGPLGSATSEGVHWLIQQGAYLARSAREVAEQVGGSLQWISLPEKVIISSSEEQVELPFADVLANVGDEVTPVDVVAERAGQPVPDIVSKLLELELAGWIAAVPGGYVRLRRAGHVRRSNLLI, from the coding sequence ATGTTAGCGGCGGAATTGTGGCTCAGGATGAGCCAGGTCAAAGGGCTTGGAACAATAAAAAGCAGTGCCTTGGTCAGAAGGTTACTTGCCAGTGGTGATGTTCACCTCGGGAGATTAGCTGCCTACGGGTTAGAACCGCAGCAATGTCAGCAATTTACTCAGGTAGACCCCCGTTATATTGATACCACCCTAGGCTGGCTGACTAACCCTGCTCATCACTTACTGGCTTATGGTGAACCTGGCTATCCGCCGCGTTTGACTCATATTTCCTCCCCTCCATTGATCATTTTTGCCGCTGGTGAACTTGATGTTCTTTATCGGCCACAAGTTGCCATGGTGGGGAGCCGTCATTTTAGCCATTATGGCGAACATTGGGGGCGACATTTTGCTTCAGAGCTGGCTCTTACTGGGTTAGCTATCACCAGTGGTTTAGCTATGGGGATTGACGGGATATGTCACAAGGCGGCCTTGAATACTAGAGGAAAAACCATTGCGGTATTAGGTAGCGGGCTGGAAAACATATACCCACGTCGTCACAGCCAATTAGCGCGAGAAATTGAGCATCACGGTGGGGTTTTAGTCTCGGAGTTTCTGACAACAGCATTACCTGTTGCTACTCATTTCCCCAGAAGAAATCGCATTATCAGTGGGTTAAGCTCCGCAGTATTGGTGGTCGAAGCTACACTGAAAAGTGGCTCTTTAATTACTGCCCGCTATGCTATGGAGCAAGGGAGAGATGTTTTTGCCTTACCTGGGCCACTGGGAAGTGCAACCAGTGAGGGCGTTCATTGGTTGATTCAGCAGGGAGCCTATCTGGCCAGGTCTGCCCGTGAGGTCGCCGAACAGGTCGGTGGCTCGCTACAATGGATATCATTACCCGAGAAAGTAATTATTTCTTCATCCGAAGAGCAAGTTGAATTGCCATTTGCCGATGTGTTGGCTAACGTAGGAGATGAGGTGACACCCGTTGATGTCGTCGCCGAACGCGCCGGCCAACCTGTGCCAGATATCGTCAGCAAATTGCTCGAGCTGGAGTTAGCAGGGTGGATCGCAGCTGTACCCGGCGGCTATGTCCGATTAAGGAGGGCAGGCCATGTTCGACGTTCTAATTTACTTATTTGA
- the def gene encoding peptide deformylase, translated as MSVLQVLHYPDERLRKIAAPVKEVNGEIQRIVDDMFETMYAEEGIGLAATQVDVHLQIIVIDVSENRDQRLVLINPELLEKSGETGIEEGCLSIPEQRALVPRAEKVKIRALDRDGKPFELEADDLLAICIQHEMDHLVGKLFVDYLSPLKRQRIRQKLEKMAKLNARAN; from the coding sequence ATGTCAGTATTACAAGTATTACATTACCCAGACGAGCGGCTGCGCAAAATTGCAGCGCCAGTAAAAGAAGTCAATGGTGAAATCCAGCGTATCGTGGACGACATGTTCGAAACGATGTACGCAGAGGAAGGTATTGGCCTTGCTGCAACACAAGTGGATGTTCACCTGCAAATTATTGTCATTGATGTTTCGGAAAATCGTGACCAGCGTTTAGTGTTGATTAACCCTGAACTGTTGGAAAAAAGCGGTGAAACCGGCATTGAAGAAGGTTGCTTATCCATTCCTGAGCAACGTGCATTGGTTCCTCGAGCTGAAAAAGTCAAAATCAGGGCATTAGATCGTGACGGAAAACCGTTCGAGCTAGAAGCTGATGATTTGTTGGCAATTTGCATTCAGCATGAAATGGACCACTTGGTTGGTAAACTGTTTGTGGACTATTTATCACCACTGAAACGTCAACGCATCCGCCAAAAGCTGGAGAAAATGGCCAAGCTGAATGCTCGTGCCAACTAA
- the fmt gene encoding methionyl-tRNA formyltransferase: MSDSLRIIFAGTPDFAARHLGALLSSQHQIVGVFTQPDRPAGRGNKLTPSPVKVLAEQHDIPIFQPKSLRPEENQHLVADLNADIMVVVAYGLILPASVLAMPRLGCINVHGSLLPRWRGAAPIQRSLWAGDAKTGVTIMQMDVGLDTGDMLHKIECDIQPEDTSATLYDKLAQLGPQGLLVTLQQLAEGSAQPEVQDEAQVTYAEKLSKEEAKLDWSLSAVQLERCIRAFNPWPVSYFVVDEQPIKVWQAQVLATVDNAAPGTIIHADKHGIQVATADGVLNITQLQPAGKKAMSAADLLNSRREWFTLGNQLA; encoded by the coding sequence GTGTCTGATTCTTTACGGATTATTTTTGCCGGAACTCCTGACTTTGCAGCGCGCCATTTAGGCGCGTTGTTGTCTTCCCAACATCAAATTGTGGGTGTTTTCACTCAACCAGACCGCCCGGCGGGTCGAGGTAACAAACTCACGCCAAGCCCGGTGAAGGTCTTAGCCGAACAACACGACATTCCCATTTTTCAGCCAAAATCATTGCGGCCAGAAGAGAATCAGCACCTGGTTGCCGATCTTAATGCAGATATTATGGTGGTGGTCGCCTACGGCTTAATTCTCCCTGCATCTGTTTTGGCCATGCCACGATTAGGTTGTATTAATGTCCACGGTTCTCTGCTGCCGCGCTGGCGCGGTGCTGCGCCAATCCAACGTTCATTGTGGGCTGGCGATGCAAAAACTGGTGTGACAATCATGCAAATGGATGTCGGGCTAGATACCGGTGATATGTTGCATAAAATTGAGTGTGATATTCAGCCAGAAGACACCAGTGCAACGCTCTACGATAAGTTGGCGCAGCTTGGCCCTCAGGGCTTATTGGTAACATTGCAACAGTTGGCCGAAGGCTCTGCACAGCCCGAAGTACAAGATGAAGCGCAAGTTACCTATGCAGAAAAACTCAGCAAAGAGGAAGCCAAATTAGATTGGTCGCTTTCTGCTGTCCAGTTAGAGCGTTGTATTCGTGCTTTCAATCCTTGGCCAGTCAGCTATTTCGTTGTTGATGAGCAACCCATCAAAGTTTGGCAAGCACAAGTGCTCGCAACTGTTGATAATGCAGCACCTGGTACAATCATCCATGCCGATAAGCATGGCATTCAAGTCGCAACCGCAGATGGTGTTTTGAATATCACACAACTGCAACCGGCCGGGAAGAAAGCTATGTCCGCTGCTGACTTGCTAAATTCACGACGCGAATGGTTTACACTCGGTAACCAGCTAGCATAA
- the rsmB gene encoding 16S rRNA (cytosine(967)-C(5))-methyltransferase RsmB codes for MKNTYNLRSIAAKAISQVLDQGQSLSTVLPGLQKSISDKDRALLQELCFGTLRVLPQLEWCIQQLMARPMTGKQRVFHYLIMVGLYQLIYTRIPPHAALAETVEGATALKRPQLKGLINGVLRQFQRQQVELLERAANNDSHYLHPSWLLARIKLAYPDQWQQVLDANNQKPPMWLRVNRLHHSRIEYLELLKQANIEALPHDFYPDAVRLITPCAVSDLPGFELGWVTVQDASAQGCVDLLDPQDGEQILDLCAAPGGKTTHILEAAPKVHVLAVDIDEQRLSRVKENLQRLRLHADVRVGDGRTPDEWCGDQQFDRILLDAPCSATGVIRRHPDIKWLRRDSDIAELAQLQSEIIEAIWPKLKKGGVMVYATCSILPEENQQQIATFLQRHSEADLVETGTVSAPGRQNLPHPEDGDGFYYAKLIKR; via the coding sequence ATGAAAAACACATATAATCTCCGCAGCATCGCTGCCAAAGCAATTAGCCAGGTATTGGATCAGGGGCAATCGCTCAGTACCGTTTTACCTGGGCTACAAAAAAGTATTTCTGATAAAGATCGCGCATTGCTGCAGGAGTTGTGTTTTGGCACTTTGCGTGTCCTCCCACAGCTAGAGTGGTGTATCCAGCAGTTAATGGCACGCCCAATGACCGGTAAGCAGCGTGTTTTTCATTATCTGATTATGGTTGGGCTTTATCAGCTGATATACACGCGTATTCCGCCTCATGCGGCACTGGCGGAGACAGTAGAAGGCGCAACCGCACTCAAACGCCCGCAGTTAAAAGGGCTAATCAATGGCGTACTGCGTCAATTCCAGCGTCAACAAGTGGAATTACTGGAACGGGCGGCAAATAACGATAGCCACTATCTTCATCCGAGCTGGTTATTGGCACGAATTAAGCTAGCCTATCCTGATCAATGGCAACAGGTCCTGGATGCAAATAACCAGAAACCACCAATGTGGCTGCGCGTAAACCGACTACACCATTCACGCATTGAATACCTTGAGCTATTGAAGCAAGCCAATATTGAAGCTCTGCCTCATGACTTTTACCCTGACGCAGTTCGCCTTATTACACCTTGCGCCGTCAGTGACCTCCCCGGTTTTGAACTTGGCTGGGTAACGGTGCAAGATGCATCGGCACAAGGCTGTGTTGATCTGCTTGATCCACAAGATGGTGAGCAGATCCTTGATTTGTGTGCCGCTCCGGGGGGCAAAACAACCCATATTCTGGAAGCTGCGCCGAAAGTCCATGTATTAGCTGTCGATATAGATGAACAGCGCCTCAGCCGGGTTAAAGAAAACTTACAACGCCTGAGATTACATGCAGACGTGCGAGTCGGCGATGGTCGAACGCCAGATGAATGGTGCGGTGATCAACAATTCGATCGAATCCTGTTAGATGCCCCTTGCTCAGCAACCGGTGTTATTCGCCGGCACCCAGATATCAAATGGTTGCGTCGAGACAGTGATATCGCCGAGTTGGCCCAACTTCAATCTGAGATAATTGAAGCTATCTGGCCTAAACTGAAAAAAGGTGGCGTAATGGTTTATGCTACCTGTTCTATATTGCCTGAAGAGAATCAGCAGCAGATCGCCACTTTCCTGCAACGCCACAGTGAAGCAGACTTGGTCGAAACCGGCACAGTTTCAGCACCTGGCAGGCAAAATTTGCCACATCCTGAGGACGGTGATGGTTTTTATTATGCAAAGTTGATCAAAAGATAG
- the trkA gene encoding Trk system potassium transporter TrkA produces MKIIILGAGQVGGTLAENLVGENNDITVVDVDSGRLRQLQDKFDLRVVQGHGSHPRILREAGAEDADMLVAVTNSDETNMVACQIAYSLFNTPNRIARIRSAEYIREADKLFLPEAVPIDHLISPEQLVIDYIYKLIEYPGALQVVNFAEGKVSIAAVKAYYGGPLVGNALSSLREHMPHIDTRVAAIFRQDRPIRPQGSTIIEAGDEVFFVAASQHIRAVMSELQRLEKPYKRIMIVGGGNVGAGLALRLEKDYSVKLIERDQQRAAELAEMLHDTIVFYGDASDQELLAEEHIEQVDVFIAITNDDEANIMSAMLAKRMGAKKAMVLIQRSAYVDLVQGSVIDIVISPQQATISALLGHVRKADIVSVSSLRRGVAEAIEAIAHGDETTSKVVGRMVEDIKLPPGTTIGAIVRGDEVIIANGNSVIKQGDHVVMFITHKKFVPDVERLFQPSPFFL; encoded by the coding sequence ATGAAAATAATTATTCTTGGGGCGGGGCAAGTTGGCGGTACCCTGGCTGAAAATCTGGTGGGTGAGAACAACGATATTACCGTGGTGGATGTCGATTCCGGTCGGTTGCGCCAGTTACAAGATAAATTTGATTTGCGAGTCGTGCAAGGGCATGGTTCGCACCCGCGAATTTTACGAGAAGCTGGGGCAGAAGATGCCGATATGTTGGTTGCAGTAACGAATTCTGATGAAACCAATATGGTTGCCTGCCAAATAGCTTATTCGCTATTTAACACGCCAAATCGTATCGCTCGCATTCGTTCAGCTGAATATATTCGTGAAGCAGATAAACTGTTTCTACCGGAAGCGGTCCCTATTGACCATTTAATATCACCCGAACAGCTAGTTATAGATTACATCTATAAACTAATCGAATATCCAGGCGCGTTGCAGGTAGTCAATTTTGCTGAAGGTAAAGTCAGTATTGCTGCGGTCAAGGCCTATTACGGCGGGCCATTAGTCGGAAATGCATTATCATCTTTACGCGAACATATGCCGCATATTGATACACGAGTCGCGGCTATATTTCGTCAAGACCGACCAATCCGCCCGCAGGGTTCTACAATTATTGAAGCTGGTGATGAAGTTTTCTTTGTTGCCGCCTCGCAACATATCCGGGCCGTAATGAGTGAACTGCAACGGTTGGAAAAACCCTATAAACGCATCATGATTGTCGGCGGTGGGAACGTTGGGGCAGGCTTGGCGCTGCGCTTAGAAAAAGACTATAGCGTAAAATTAATCGAGCGGGATCAGCAACGTGCTGCTGAATTAGCAGAAATGCTACACGATACAATCGTATTTTATGGCGATGCATCAGATCAGGAATTATTAGCAGAAGAGCATATTGAACAGGTTGATGTCTTTATTGCCATTACTAATGATGATGAAGCTAATATTATGTCCGCTATGCTCGCAAAACGCATGGGCGCTAAAAAGGCAATGGTATTAATCCAGCGAAGTGCGTATGTCGATCTGGTTCAGGGAAGTGTTATTGATATTGTTATATCTCCACAACAAGCCACTATTTCCGCACTATTAGGTCACGTCCGTAAAGCCGATATCGTTAGCGTGTCATCATTAAGACGCGGTGTTGCAGAAGCAATAGAAGCCATTGCACATGGTGATGAAACCACATCAAAAGTAGTAGGCCGAATGGTCGAAGATATAAAACTGCCACCGGGGACAACTATTGGGGCAATTGTCCGTGGTGACGAAGTTATCATTGCCAACGGGAATTCTGTTATTAAACAGGGGGACCATGTCGTAATGTTTATTACCCACAAGAAATTTGTCCCTGATGTGGAACGGTTGTTCCAACCTAGTCCATTCTTCTTATAA
- the mscL gene encoding large-conductance mechanosensitive channel protein MscL produces MSFMKEFREFAMRGNVVDLAVGVIIGAAFGRIVSSLVADIIMPPLGLLLGGVDFKQFHFVLRAAEGNIPAVVMNYGSFIQSVFDFVIVALAIFSAVKLMNKLRREKAEEPAAPPAPTTEEKLLAEIRDLLKAQQQK; encoded by the coding sequence ATGAGTTTTATGAAGGAATTTCGTGAATTTGCCATGCGTGGCAATGTGGTCGACTTGGCTGTCGGGGTAATTATTGGTGCTGCATTTGGCAGAATTGTTTCTTCACTTGTTGCCGATATCATAATGCCACCATTAGGTTTATTACTCGGCGGGGTTGATTTCAAACAATTCCATTTCGTATTACGTGCAGCCGAAGGAAATATCCCTGCAGTTGTAATGAATTACGGTAGCTTTATTCAAAGTGTTTTTGATTTTGTCATCGTCGCGCTGGCTATTTTCTCTGCCGTAAAACTGATGAATAAATTACGCCGCGAAAAAGCGGAAGAACCTGCAGCACCGCCAGCACCAACAACAGAAGAAAAACTGCTCGCAGAGATTCGTGATTTATTGAAAGCACAACAGCAAAAATAA
- a CDS encoding alternative ribosome-rescue factor A, whose product MTTYRHTKGKIKVNALEALLHDPLFRQRIEKNVKGKGSYQRKEKHAKGGNWEASGKQSIDLLPLAFSI is encoded by the coding sequence ATGACGACATATCGGCATACCAAAGGAAAAATTAAGGTCAATGCGCTGGAAGCTCTACTCCATGATCCTCTTTTCAGGCAACGTATTGAAAAGAATGTTAAAGGCAAAGGAAGCTATCAGCGTAAAGAAAAACACGCAAAAGGTGGTAACTGGGAGGCCAGTGGTAAGCAATCAATAGATTTATTACCACTGGCCTTCTCGATTTGA
- the zntR gene encoding Zn(2+)-responsive transcriptional regulator → MLKIGQIAKLADVTPDTIRYYEKQGMMDHGERTEGGYRLYTEQDLQRLRFIRYAKQLGFTLETIAELLSIRVDPEHHTCQESKAIVDSRLLDVESKITELKRMRESLKRLSDACCGSTHATTYCSILEALEQGAAEELTRN, encoded by the coding sequence ATGTTAAAGATTGGGCAAATCGCCAAACTTGCTGACGTAACGCCAGACACTATTCGCTATTATGAAAAACAAGGCATGATGGATCATGGTGAACGGACTGAAGGTGGCTATAGACTTTATACTGAACAAGATTTGCAACGTTTGCGGTTTATCCGTTATGCAAAGCAGCTTGGTTTTACGTTAGAAACTATTGCTGAATTATTGTCGATCCGCGTCGATCCTGAACATCATACCTGCCAGGAATCTAAGGCTATTGTGGATTCTCGGTTACTCGATGTAGAAAGTAAAATTACAGAACTAAAAAGGATGCGCGAATCACTAAAACGGCTTAGTGATGCATGTTGTGGTAGTACGCATGCGACGACTTATTGCTCAATTTTGGAGGCATTGGAGCAGGGGGCTGCTGAAGAGTTAACCAGAAATTAA
- a CDS encoding DUF1992 domain-containing protein, whose protein sequence is MGLIDEWTERHIINAQEKGEFKDLSGHGQPLILNDDTFVPAELRAGYRLLKNAGYLPPELQDRQEALTITDLLSHLDKQHDDYANLHNRLALLALRLKQAGLSTDFLHQEYQHKVTYKLSKGE, encoded by the coding sequence ATGGGATTGATTGACGAATGGACTGAAAGACACATTATCAATGCTCAAGAAAAAGGTGAATTCAAAGATTTATCTGGGCACGGTCAGCCATTAATACTGAATGATGATACCTTCGTTCCTGCGGAGTTAAGGGCTGGATACAGATTACTGAAGAATGCGGGATACCTTCCCCCTGAATTACAGGATAGGCAGGAAGCACTCACCATCACTGATTTGTTGTCACATCTCGACAAACAGCATGATGATTATGCGAATTTGCATAACCGATTGGCTTTATTAGCGTTAAGATTAAAGCAGGCAGGCCTTAGCACGGACTTTCTGCATCAAGAATATCAGCATAAAGTGACATATAAACTGTCTAAAGGGGAATAA
- the rplQ gene encoding 50S ribosomal protein L17 gives MRHRKSGRQLNRNSSHRQAMFRNMAGSLVRHEIIKTTLPKAKELRRVVEPLITLAKTDSVANRRLAFARTRDNEIVAKLFNELGPRFASRAGGYTRILKCGFRAGDNAPMAYIELVDRAASQAEVVAAE, from the coding sequence ATGCGCCATCGTAAGAGTGGTCGTCAACTGAACCGTAACAGCAGCCATCGCCAGGCTATGTTCCGTAACATGGCCGGCTCTTTGGTTCGTCATGAGATAATCAAGACGACCCTGCCGAAAGCGAAAGAGCTGCGTCGCGTTGTTGAGCCGCTGATTACTCTTGCCAAGACCGACAGCGTAGCTAATCGTCGTCTGGCATTCGCCCGTACTCGTGATAACGAGATCGTGGCAAAACTGTTTAACGAGCTAGGCCCGCGTTTCGCGAGCCGCGCCGGTGGTTACACTCGCATTCTGAAGTGTGGCTTCCGTGCAGGCGACAACGCACCGATGGCTTACATCGAGTTAGTTGATCGTGCTGCATCGCAAGCAGAAGTAGTTGCTGCAGAGTAA
- a CDS encoding DNA-directed RNA polymerase subunit alpha, which produces MQGSVTEFLKPRLVDIEQVSSTHAKVTLEPLERGFGHTLGNALRRILLSSMPGCAVTEVEIDGVLHEYSTKEGVQEDILEILLNLKGLAVRVQGKDEVILTLNKSGIGPVTAADITHDGDVEIVKPQHVICHLTDENASISMRIKVQRGRGYVPASARIHSEEDERPIGRLLVDACYSPVERIAYNVEAARVEQRTDLDKLVIEMETNGTIDPEEAIRRAATILAEQLEAFVDLRDVRQPEVKEEKPEFDPILLRPVDDLELTVRSANCLKAEAIHYIGDLVQRTEVELLKTPNLGKKSLTEIKDVLASRGLSLGMRLENWPPASIADNE; this is translated from the coding sequence ATGCAGGGTTCTGTGACAGAGTTTCTAAAACCGCGCCTGGTAGATATCGAGCAAGTCAGTTCGACGCACGCCAAGGTGACCCTTGAGCCGTTAGAGCGTGGCTTTGGCCATACTCTCGGCAACGCACTGCGCCGTATTCTGCTTTCATCTATGCCGGGTTGCGCGGTGACCGAGGTTGAGATTGATGGTGTACTGCATGAGTACAGCACCAAAGAAGGCGTACAGGAAGATATCCTGGAGATCCTGCTCAACCTGAAAGGGCTGGCGGTGAGAGTTCAGGGTAAAGATGAAGTTATTCTTACCCTGAATAAGTCTGGCATTGGCCCTGTGACTGCAGCCGATATCACCCATGATGGTGATGTCGAAATCGTCAAGCCGCAGCACGTTATCTGCCACCTGACCGATGAGAACGCATCTATTAGTATGCGTATCAAAGTTCAACGTGGTCGGGGTTATGTGCCGGCTTCTGCCCGAATTCATTCGGAAGAAGATGAGCGCCCGATTGGTCGTTTGTTAGTAGACGCATGCTATAGCCCTGTAGAGCGTATTGCCTACAATGTTGAAGCAGCGCGTGTAGAACAGCGTACCGACCTGGACAAGTTGGTTATCGAGATGGAAACCAATGGCACGATCGATCCTGAAGAGGCGATCCGCCGTGCGGCAACTATCTTGGCTGAACAGCTTGAAGCTTTCGTTGACCTACGTGATGTACGTCAGCCGGAAGTTAAAGAAGAGAAGCCAGAGTTTGATCCGATCCTGCTGCGCCCTGTTGACGATCTGGAATTGACTGTCCGCTCTGCTAACTGCCTCAAGGCAGAAGCTATCCACTACATCGGTGATCTGGTACAGCGTACCGAGGTTGAGTTGCTGAAAACGCCTAACCTGGGTAAAAAATCTCTTACTGAGATTAAAGACGTGCTCGCATCACGTGGTCTTTCTTTAGGCATGCGCCTAGAAAATTGGCCACCGGCTAGCATTGCTGATAACGAGTAA
- the rpsD gene encoding 30S ribosomal protein S4, which produces MARYLGPKLKLSRREGTDLFLKSGVRAIDTKCKIEQPPGQHGARKPRLSDYGVQLREKQKVRRIYGVLERQFRNYYKEAARLKGNTGANLLQLLEGRLDNVVYRMGFGATRAESRQLVSHKAIMVNGRVVNIASYQVSPNDVVSIREKAKKQSRVKAALELAEQREKPTWLEVDAVKMEGVFKRIPERTDLSADINEHLIVELYSK; this is translated from the coding sequence ATGGCAAGATATTTGGGTCCTAAGCTCAAGCTGAGCCGTCGTGAGGGCACAGACCTGTTCCTTAAGTCTGGCGTTCGCGCGATTGACACCAAGTGTAAGATTGAACAACCACCTGGCCAGCACGGTGCGCGTAAACCGCGTCTGTCTGACTACGGTGTGCAGTTACGTGAGAAACAAAAAGTTCGCCGTATCTATGGTGTTCTAGAACGTCAATTCCGTAACTACTATAAAGAAGCAGCACGTCTGAAAGGCAACACAGGTGCAAACCTGTTGCAATTGCTGGAAGGCCGTCTGGATAACGTAGTTTACCGTATGGGCTTTGGCGCAACTCGTGCTGAATCACGTCAGCTGGTTAGTCATAAAGCTATCATGGTAAATGGTCGCGTTGTTAACATCGCTTCTTATCAGGTATCTCCGAATGACGTAGTCAGCATCCGTGAGAAAGCTAAAAAGCAGTCTCGTGTTAAGGCAGCTTTGGAGCTGGCTGAGCAGCGTGAAAAGCCGACTTGGCTGGAAGTTGATGCTGTCAAGATGGAAGGTGTGTTCAAACGTATTCCTGAACGTACTGATCTGTCTGCGGACATTAACGAACACCTGATCGTCGAGCTTTACTCTAAGTAA
- the rpsK gene encoding 30S ribosomal protein S11, giving the protein MAKAPIRARKRVRKTVSDGVAHIHASFNNTIVTITDRQGNALGWATAGGSGFRGSRKSTPFAAQVAAERCADAVKEYGIKNLEVMVKGPGPGRESTIRALNAAGFRITNITDVTPIPHNGCRPPKKRRV; this is encoded by the coding sequence ATGGCAAAGGCACCTATTCGTGCACGCAAGCGTGTAAGAAAGACAGTCTCTGACGGTGTGGCTCATATCCATGCTTCTTTCAACAACACCATCGTTACTATTACAGATCGTCAAGGTAACGCATTGGGTTGGGCAACAGCAGGTGGTTCCGGTTTCCGTGGATCTCGTAAGTCTACTCCGTTTGCAGCGCAAGTTGCAGCAGAGCGCTGCGCTGACGCAGTGAAAGAATACGGTATCAAGAATCTGGAAGTTATGGTTAAAGGACCTGGTCCGGGCCGTGAGTCTACTATCCGTGCGTTAAACGCGGCTGGTTTCCGCATCACTAATATTACTGATGTGACTCCGATCCCTCATAACGGTTGTCGTCCGCCGAAAAAGCGCCGCGTATAA
- the rpsM gene encoding 30S ribosomal protein S13, translating into MARIAGINIPDQKHTVIALTAIYGIGKTRSQAICVAAGIAENVKISELSEEQIEKLRDEVAKYVVEGDLRREVTLSIKRLMDLGTYRGLRHRRGLPVRGQRTKTNARTRKGPRKPIKK; encoded by the coding sequence GTGGCCCGTATAGCAGGCATTAACATTCCTGATCAGAAACATACCGTTATCGCGTTAACTGCGATCTACGGCATCGGTAAGACCCGTTCACAGGCTATCTGTGTTGCTGCGGGTATTGCTGAAAATGTTAAGATCAGTGAGCTGTCTGAAGAGCAAATCGAGAAGCTGCGTGACGAAGTTGCCAAGTACGTTGTAGAAGGTGATCTGCGTCGTGAGGTGACCCTGAGCATCAAGCGTCTGATGGACCTTGGGACTTATCGTGGTTTGCGTCATCGTCGTGGTCTACCAGTTCGCGGTCAGCGTACTAAGACCAACGCACGTACCCGTAAGGGTCCGCGTAAACCGATCAAGAAATAA
- the rpmJ gene encoding 50S ribosomal protein L36 — protein MKVRASVKKLCRNCKIVKRNGVVRVICSAEPKHKQRQG, from the coding sequence ATGAAAGTTCGTGCTTCCGTCAAGAAATTATGTCGTAACTGCAAAATTGTTAAGCGTAACGGTGTCGTTCGCGTAATCTGCAGTGCCGAACCAAAGCATAAACAGCGTCAAGGCTGA